The Deltaproteobacteria bacterium genome contains the following window.
TGACTGAACTGCTCACGGTGACCGTCAACGGCACCACGCTCCGCGTCGCCCCCAGCACCACGATCGCCCAGATGCTCCAACAGACCCCGCACCCCGGACCCGCGCCCGCGATCGGCGCCGTGGTCGACAATCGGATGAGCGGCCTCAATCGCGCGATCCGTCACAACGCCAATCTCACCAGCATCGACGCCACGACGCGCGAGGGAATGGAAATCTATCGCCGCACCGCCAACATGATCTTCTTCGCGGCGCTGGCGGAATTCGACCCGAGAGCCAAAGTGGAAATCGGTCAATCGTTCGACGAAGGCTACTATTTCGACACGCTCGGCTTCGAACCGACGCCGCAGGTCGTCAACCAATTGGAAACGCTGATGCGCGAGATTGTCGCGGCGGCCATCCCGCTCGATCCGCTCTGGATCCCGATCGAAGAAGCGATGCAGATCTTCGAGCGCGCCGATCGTCAAGTCCGCGTGTTGCTGTTGCGCCAAATGCGTCGTTCTGAAGTGCCCGTCCTCACGATTCGGCAATACACTGGTTACGTGCACGGCCCGGTCGCGCCGAACACCGGGATGATCGAACAATTCAAGCTCCATCCCCACGAAGGCGGACTGATCCTCGAATTCCCGAACCAACAGGGCCAGCTCGCCGGAGTCATTCAACCGCGTCCCAAACTGATGGCGTTGTATCGCGAACGAAAGCGCTGGAATCAACTGCTGAAGGTCGACAACGTGGCCCAATTGAACGAAGCGGGGAAGCACGGCCACATGAGCGACGTGATCAAGATCACCGAGGCATTGCACGAAAAGAAAATTGCGGCCATCGCCGATCAAGTCGCGGCGCATCCGGAAGCGCGGTTTGTCTTCATCGCCGGGCCATCGTCGTCGGGCAAGACGACGTTTACGAAGCGGCTCGCCGTCCATCTGCAAGTGAACGGGATCACGCCAGTGCAACTCTCGCTCGACAACTATTACGTCGACCGCGAAGACTCGCCGACTCATCCGAACGGCACATATAACTTCGAATCGATCGAGGCCCTCGATTTACCGTTGCTGCACGACCACCTCCGCCGTCTCGCGGCGGGCGAAGTGGTGGAAACGCCGATTTATTCGTTTCCGCGCGGCCGCCGGATCGGCAAGACACGCCGCATGCAACTGGAACCGGGACAGATCGGACTCGTCGAAGGAATTCACGGCTTGAACGATCGCCTCTCGGCCTCCATTCCACGCCGGCAAAAATTCAAGATCTACGTCTCCGCGCTCACCCAACTCTGCATCGACGACCACAACCGAATCTTCACGTCGGACAGTCGGCTGTTGCGCCGCATGGTGCGCGACCGCCAATTTCGCGGCACTGCGGCCGCCGACACGATCATCGGCTGGCCCAGCGTCCGCCAAGGCGAATCGGAAAACATCTTCCCGTTCCAAGAAGAGGCCGACGCGATGTTCGACTCGGCGCTCTGCTACGAACAAGCCGTGCTGAAACCGTACATCGAACGCTATTTAACCGAAGTCCCGATGGAGAGCCCGGCGTATGTCGAGGCGCTGCGGCTGTTCCGTTTCATCGACCTCTTCATCCCCGTGCTCGCCGACGAAATCCCCCACACCTCGATCCTCCGCGAATTCATCGGCCGCAGCTCGTTCCGGTATTAGGGCGAATCACAGAAAGGCGAGGAGCACACCGTTCGTCACTGGAGGGTTTTTTTCTCCGTCGCGGCGCGGCGCTCCCGCAGTCCGTCCAGCTGCCGCACTATGAGTTCCTCGGCAAACTCCGCATTGTCGGCCGCGCGAACGAGTGCCGTCAGCACGTCGAGAGCGCTCACTCCGGTTGCGGCCTGCCATGCGGAAAGCGTCTCTTCCAACGCCTGCTCCCACTCAGTCCGGTCGGGTGCATCCGGCCCCAGTTGATCCAGTTCACACAGGAGGGCCACACACTTGACGGGATACAGATAGACCGCAGATTGAGGGATGCTTCGCCTGCACCAGTCGCGACGCATGGCCACGGCGACATCCAGAGAAAACACTTCTCGCTCGGAGGCAGCAAGCGACGGCGCCATCGTGGAGGCAAACAACACGCTGTACAATTGAGGAACAACGGTTGGGTCGGGCACCGAGGCTGGGGATTCTTCCCCCCGCTGGCGCAGGAACCATGCCTCGCCATCCCCGTCTCCCTGGTCATGGGCAACCGTGGCGCCCCAGTCCGCCTCCTGCCATTTGCCCTGCGGCGTAGCGGCCGCCAGGACTTTTTCCACTAGCCGTGCCTTCAGCTGCTCATACCACCAATGCGTCGTACTCGCGCCACCCTGGTTGCGAACCGTCGCCCACAACACGTATTCCATCGTACCGTCGCTGAAGAGATCGCAGAGCGAGGCCTCCGAAATGGCGTCCGGCTCCAGCAGAATTCTGCCCAAGATGGCGTAACAGAGCGCCACACAATCCGCTGCGAAGTCCGCCACCTGCTCTGCAGGAACCGACGTCATCAGGATGCCGCTCCAGGCCAGCCCCGCATCGGCCAGCCAACGACCGGCACGTATGCAGTAATCCGCAGTCACCGCCAAGGCCCGTGAGGGGCTGGCGTCCATGGCGTCACTCGGAACGCACCGAACGGTCATATCGGTCAGCAACGGGAGCGTCGTGAGCACGTCCCCCGCATACGCTGCTGGGAGCTGCGGGTAGAGAGCGAGGGCCAACGGGGACAGGATTGCAATCGGCTCGTAGATGGCGCCCGCTGGGGCGCGGCAGACTGCTGCCCAGAGACGCAGGCCGGCGTGCCCCTGAGGGCCACGATCGGAATATTTTTGCGCCAACAGCGCAGTCGCGGCAGCGGTCGCGGCCTGCGGATCCCCCCTTGCCGCGTGCGACAGCAGACGACTGGCCTCACGCATCCAGGGATGCTCAGCGGGACGAACGCGGGTTGCCCAATGCGTGCGGAATCGTCCCGAAGTGAGCGTCTCGGCACTGAACCCGACTTGGCGGTCAGTACTGAGTCGGTCGAAGTAGGTGGTCACCCGAGTGAGCAGCGCTTGGCGTGCTGGT
Protein-coding sequences here:
- a CDS encoding nucleoside kinase, producing the protein MTELLTVTVNGTTLRVAPSTTIAQMLQQTPHPGPAPAIGAVVDNRMSGLNRAIRHNANLTSIDATTREGMEIYRRTANMIFFAALAEFDPRAKVEIGQSFDEGYYFDTLGFEPTPQVVNQLETLMREIVAAAIPLDPLWIPIEEAMQIFERADRQVRVLLLRQMRRSEVPVLTIRQYTGYVHGPVAPNTGMIEQFKLHPHEGGLILEFPNQQGQLAGVIQPRPKLMALYRERKRWNQLLKVDNVAQLNEAGKHGHMSDVIKITEALHEKKIAAIADQVAAHPEARFVFIAGPSSSGKTTFTKRLAVHLQVNGITPVQLSLDNYYVDREDSPTHPNGTYNFESIEALDLPLLHDHLRRLAAGEVVETPIYSFPRGRRIGKTRRMQLEPGQIGLVEGIHGLNDRLSASIPRRQKFKIYVSALTQLCIDDHNRIFTSDSRLLRRMVRDRQFRGTAAADTIIGWPSVRQGESENIFPFQEEADAMFDSALCYEQAVLKPYIERYLTEVPMESPAYVEALRLFRFIDLFIPVLADEIPHTSILREFIGRSSFRY